In Chlorobiota bacterium, the sequence GCGTTGGAACTGTACTGAATCATGGTCGTTCTGCTGGGCAGTCATCTGCGTAGATTATTTCCATCAATCGTGGGTGCGGTGCTTGACGTGTGAACTGGGACGGATGTTGCAGCCGCAAAATACAAGGCATCATCGCCAACGCAAAGGGGTTTTCTGGGCCTTAGCGTTCAAGGGGGTGATGCTCGATAAGATGAACCCCATCAAGATCGTAGAGGGCTTTCAGCAGCTGGCGGCGTTCGGCTTTTGCGCCAAAGAAATGGAACGTTAGGGTATCGGGCGCGTTCGGTTGGCTCCCTTTTTCCATGGAGTAATTACCCAGATGATCCTCGAACATATCCAGCAGTGCCAGCACCCGTTCGTGGGTTTGCGGGATGGGGTCAATGAAGAAGCGATAGACGCGGGAAAGGCGGCGGTGGATCTTAAGCTCCAGCCGATGCAGCGCAAGGATCATCACCACAACTGCACCGCTTACCACGCACGCGCTCAGCAAATAACCGTAGCCGATCATCATGCCAATCGAGGCCATCAGCCAGATAATGGCGGCGGTGGTCATCCCTTTCACGATGTTCCCTTTCTCGTGCAGGATTGCCCCGGCCCCCAGGAATCCAATGCCGGAGACGATTTGCGCAGCAATGCGTGTGGGGTCCGAGGCCGCGTTCCCTTTGGCCATTTCCACGCTCATCACCGTAAAGATCATCGCGCCAACGCAGACGATGATGCTGGTGCGCAGCCCGGCAGGTTTCCCGGTGGTCTCCCGTTCCATTCCGATTGCCCCGCCACAAAGCACGGCCACCAGAAACTTCAGCGCAAAGCCGGGCGCCAGCCGGAGCAATTGGTCAATGCTTTCAAACGTGTCCATGAAGCGCGAAACTATGCGCGGCGGCGGGATGGAGCAAGCAAGGAGTGTCAAAACTGGGGGGGGGGAGGATCATCAATAGGTGAGCAACAGCCTATCGCGAACAACTTCCTGCTCCAGGGTTTCCCCAGCCATTTGAAATCGCCGAAGCATAGACCGTCCGCAGTTGACCAATGCTTCTTGCTCAAACAAGCCATCAGGAAGGGGGACATCGCACAACAAGCCGCCCGAACGCTTCGTTCCGTCAATACTGAGGACCACAAAAACGCCGCGCCGTTTGCATGATTCAATCGCCGTAATCAGCCGTGCCAAATCAAATTGTTGGGCACCATAGAGGATGCTTTGGGAATGGGAGTATGGGGGGTCGCAATAGATCAGATCGCCGAACTTTGCCGAACTCATCACTTCCTCAAAATCTGCGTGAACGAACTCCGTATGCTGCGTTCGGCGATGCCACAGATCAACACGAGCAGCAAATGACGTTGGTGAAATAGGGGCATGAACACCGCAGGGGGTGCTTATGTAGCCATCGTGTTGGCGGAAACGGATCACCCCTCCATAGCAGGTTCGTGATAAAAACAGCAAATCGGCACCGTTCGGCAAGGCATTGTACGCCGCTTTTATTTTTTCAAATACTGTGGACTTATCCCCTTTGCTCATCTGAAGCCAACGCTCCTGATACCATCGTTTTAAGGTTTCCGGCGATGATGATAGGGTTTGCCATATCTCAATTAATGGCTTCAAAGTATCGGAGCCAATGGCCGAAGTGGGGGCCAACGTACCCAACACTCCTCCGCTGCCTAAAAATGGTTCCATATAACGCCCAAAACGGGGTGGGAAGTAGCCGATAATTTCATGGGCAAATCGTTGCTTATTCCCAATCCATTTCAACAACTGTGTTTTAAAGGGGGCGGCCACCCCTTGCGCCATGGCTGAAGCTCCGGCCTGGGCATAAGGAAGCATAAGCTGCAGATCGGGTTCAGCAACCTTAGCGGATAGTGAGTGAGTTCTATTCATACGGCATTAAAAATATCCTTTTTTGGGATACGGGGTGATTCGGTCGCAAGTTATGGACATCGTTCGGCTTTGACACTATTGCAGCAGCGCAATGCCTAAAAGCATCCATCGGGAAGAGCATCAAATTTTGATTCGATTACTGCGCGAAGCACGCCGTGACGCTGGCCTACGCCAATCGGAAATGGCGGAGCGGTTGGGGCAGCCTCAGTCGTTTGTTAGCAAGTACGAGTCTGGCGAGCGTCGCTTAGATATCATCGAGCTACGGAACATCTGCCATGCCATTGGCCTAACATTGCCTTCGGTTGTTGCCATGCTGGAAGCCGAGCTGAACACCATAGAAAACCGCCCATGATTGCAAGCCCGCAGTTTACAGCACTACCCAAATCGTTCTGGGCATGTGTTCGGTACATCAGCCAAAAAGGGGGATATACCGATCGTGCTACGGGAGAGGTAAAGGCCTACGACCTTGAGTCTATTCGCAACCTTCTTCAACCGTTCGAAATCCCCCCAGAGCACTTGGCATCTCACCAGCCAATGGATGTTCTGCTGCAGGCGTATTTCCGCTATCGTGCTGCTGCCTTAAACGATCGCATTCGTTGGTTGCTGATGGATAGAGCCGAGGCGCAACAACTATTCCAAAAACTACAGGAAGAATTGCAGCCACAATGTCCAATCCCCCACAACAAGCAGAAGGGGGAAAAAGCGGGACCCGCCTACCTAACCGGCATTGTGAATATGCTGATAGAAGCGAACCTGAAAAACCTACCGGTTGATTACAACCCCCTGCAACTCCCTACAATAGCAGCGGGCAAGGCTTTGCAACGCACCTTGTCACGCCGTTATGATGGCTGCTTCCCAAGCGTCAACAACCCGATTGCGCTGTGGGAGATAAAAGAATACTACCACACCACAACATTCGGAAGCCGCGTTGCCGATGGCATTTATGAGACGCTGTTAGACGGAATGGAGCTGGAAGAAGCGCGACGCAGCAAGCAACGGAATATCCAGCACCTGCTGATTGTTGACTCGCATTTCACATGGTGGGTCTGTGGACGATCCTACCTTTGCCGGCTGGTGGATATGCTCAACATGGGGTACGTTGACGAGGTTTTATTTGGCAAAGAAGTGCTGGACCGCCTCCCGATTATCGCTGAAGCATGGACGCAGGCCTACCGGCAGCAATATCCCCTCCAAGAGTGACCTGTTACCCCTGCCCGCATCTGCGTCCTGTTGTTGCTATTAGTGGTTTGGTGGCGGATTCCGGTATCCTCGTGTACTTTTCCACTTTCTGCCAGAACCGATTCCACTATATTATCCGCGTTGATCCGCGGGGTCATCGGTAACTCACTTTTCCTGAATCATCATGGTGCATCTTCGCTGCGTCCCGGCTGCCCGCCGGAACGTGCTGCGGCAGGGTTTGGCTGGGCTGTTCCTGCTTGCGGCGTTCTTCCCCACACTCTACGCCCAAACCTCCGGTGCCGGAATCACTGCCCCGGAAAAAGCCTACTCCCGCTTCGTGCTGGATAATGGGTTGGAAGTGGTGGTGGTTCCTAACCATCTGGTCCCAATCGCTACGCTAGAGCTTGCCACGCGCAACGGCTCCTTCACCGAAGGACCGGAGTATGCGGGGTTGTCGCACTTGTACGAGCATATGTTCTTCAAGGCCAACAACAAGTATCCAAGTGGCGAGGCGTTCAGCGCGGTGCTTAGCGCGAACGGCATCATCTTCAACGCCACCACCCGCGAGGAAGTGGTGTACTACTACTTCACCCTCCCGATTGAAAACCTTGAAAAAGGGATGGAGATCATGTCCGGCGCGGCGCAGCTTCCGGCATTCGACGTTGCCGAGCTGGAGCGGGAGCGCGAGGTGGTGATTGGCGAGTTCGACCGCCACGAATCCAACCCCTTCTTTGCCTTCAACCGCGCAATGGACCAAGCCTTGTGGGGCGATGTCGTCACCCGCAAGCAGCCGATTGGCCAACGCCCGGTGATTAAAACCGCCACCCCAGAAAAAATGCGGTTCATCCAGAAGAAATACTACATCCCCAACAACTGCGCGCTGATTGTTGCCGGCGATGTTGATTCGGCCAGCGTCCATCAGCTTGCCGAGAAGTACTTCAGCGATTGGAAGGAAGGGGAAAACCCGTTCCAGAAGGACCCGCCGCCAATGGCCAAACCGCTCACCGAAAAAAAATTGGTGACAGTCCCCGCCCCGGTGGATGTTGCACAAGTGGAGTACCGTTTCCACGGCCCCTCCATCGGCATTGATAACGCAGCTACCTACGCCGCCGATGTCTTCCTGTTTATCCTTCGCCAACCGCAATCGCGCTTCCAACGGAAGCTGGTGGAAAGTGGGATTTCCCAGGGGGCAGGAATGGGATATTACACCCAACGCTACGTTGGCCCGATTCAGGTGGAAGCCGTCTGCGCGCCGGAGAATATCAAGAAGCTGCAGGAAGCATTGTGGGAAGAAATCCAGGCCTTCGACTCCCCCGATTACTTCACCGATGAGGAACTGGAAACCGCAAAAGCAATCCTGCACGTGGACCACCTGTACGACAGCGAGGAGACCACCGATTGGACCCACACGCTTTCGTTTTGGTGGAGCACCACAGGGCTGGATTACTTCCGTGGCTACCTTGATAACCTTTCCAAAGTGACCCGCAAGGATATCCAGAACTACATCCGCACATACGTCAAAGGGAAGAACTACATCCTGGGAATCGCCAGCAACCAGCAAGCCCTGAACAACCTTAACCTCAACAAGTCGGAGGTGTTGAAATAATGATTCGCAATCACGCATCAATCGCCCGCATTTCCGGCTGCCGTTGGCTTCTCATCCCGATGCTTGCGGCGTTGCTGGCCCCCATTGGCTGCGCTTCCTCAAAGAAGCAGCCGCAGGTGATCTACTACCGCGGCGCGCCAAGCAACGTGAAGGAATTCACCGTGGATGGGCTTCGGGTTATCCTTCGCCAAACGGACCCGGGGTCCCAAGTGGTCAGCGCAAAACTTTTTATTGATGGCGGGCTTGCGGCAATCCCGCAAGGGGTCTCGCCAGCGGTGCAGCAGCTTGCGCTTCAGCTTCCCCCGCTTAGCGGCCCCGGAGGGATGACCAAAGAGGAATACCGCCGCGTTCTCGACCGCCTAAACAGCGGAATCGTCCCCGGCGACGACCGCGACTACTCGGTGATGACCCTCCGTTGCGTGCTGGAGAATTTCGACAAATCATGGGACCTGTTCACCGGCGTTATCATGCGCCCGAAGATTGACCCCGTGGAATTCCAGAACGCCAAGGAACGATTGATGATTGGCCTTCGCAACCGCTTCAACAGCCCCGAAGCCTACGCCAATTATCTGGCCGACAGCGCCTTCTACCACGGCCACCCCTACGGGCGGTTTGCGCAGGAACCGGACGTTGCGCCAATCACCGAAAAGATGCTGTTGGATTACTACAAATCCATGTTCGTGAAGTCCCGCGTCTTCCTTGTGGTGGTGGGGAATATTGATTCCGCCAGCCTGCATCATCGCGTGGCAGGCAGCTTTGGGGAACTGCCGCAAGGAACCTACATCGCACGTGCGGTCCCGCCACCGCAGAACGCCACAAAGCAGACGCTGATTGTTCGCCCACCATACGGCGGCGGGCGCGCCGTCACCAGCTACATGGTTGCGCGGTATCTGGCCCCCAACCGTGGCGACAGCCTTTACTTCCCGATGATGCGCCTTACCAGCTTCCTTGCCGGCCATATGTTCCGCGAGGTGCGGGTGCAACGGAACCTGAGCTACGCCCCCGATGCCGAGATTGAGTTCGGGCGTTCCTCCTACGGCCAGCTTACCGTCTCCACCACGCTCCCCGACTCCACATGGCGCGTGGCAAAAGGGGATGTGGTTGATCTGTTCCGCGAAATCGTCATCAGCGAGCAATCCATTCGGAACGGGTTGGTGGGGTGGCTTACCAGCAACTACATGCGCCAGCAAACCGCCGAATCGCAAGCCAACGAGATGGGGATTGCCGAGCTTTACACCGGCTCCTGGAAAAATGCTTTCCGCACGTTGGATGCAATCCGGGCAATCAAGCCGGCGCAGATGAACCTTGCCGCACGGCGATACCTGCGGAACTTCACCATTGTGATTGTTGGGAACCCATCGGAGATTGACAAGAGCAACTACCGCCAGACGGCAGAAGATGCGTCGGAGGAGATTGACCTTTCGCCCGAGGGATAGCCGGTGAAGCGGGTGTTCGTTTGGTCCACGCTGGATACGCCGTTCATCCGCGATGATGTTGAGCTTCTGCGGGAACATTTCGCGGTGGAGCTGAAGATTGCATCGGGATTCCGTGCACTGCCGATGATTGTTCGGGGTGTGCGGAATTCCGATGTCAGCATCAGTTGGTTTGGATCGGTCTATTCTGTGCCGCTGATCTTTTTTGCCGGCCTGTTCCGCCGCCGCTCGGTGGTGATTATCGGCGGGGTGGATGCCGCCCGCGACCCGCAGAACAACTACGGCATCTGGCGCAGCCGCTGGAAAAGCACGTTGTTGCGGTGGGGGCTTCCCCGCGCCCACCATATCCTTGCCGTTGCGGAATCGCTTGCGGCAGAATTGCGCCAGCGCGTTGGCTGCCCGCTTCCCCAACTGGAGACGCTCCCCACTGGCTACGCCCCCAACCGTTGGGTTCCCAGCGGCAGCCCAGCGGAAGCAACGGTGCTGTGCGTTGCCAACTGCGACACCCCCCAGCGATTGGCAATCAAGGGGATTGATCTTCTGCTGATTGCCGCCCAGCAGCTTCCCGAACTTCAAATCTCCATCATTGGCATTGCCCCTGCGGTGCGGGCGTTGCTTCCGCCGGTTCCTTCCAACGTCACCATTCTTCCCCCGATTCCTCGCGATCAACTTCTGCCACGCTACCAGCAAGCCATGATCTTCTGCCAGCCTTCACGGCGCGAAGGATTGCCGAACACACTGTGCGAAGCAATGCTCTGCGGCTGCATCCCCGTTGGAGCCGATGTTGGGGGGATTGGCGATGCGATTGGCGATGCCGGGTTTGTGGTTCCCCCCAACGACCCCGAAGCATTGCGCCACGCGCTTGCCGCTGCCGCACAGCTGCCGCAACGCCACGGCCTTCGCGCCAGGGACCGGGTCGTTGCAAAATTCTCGCGAAGCCAGCGGGAAGCGCGGCTTGTTCAGATTATCACCGGCAAGCAGCCATGAGCCGATTGGTCAAACACCTTCTAACAGCATTTTCCGGCGATGCCGTTGCGCGGCTGCTTGGCTTTGCGGCAACCGCATGGACGGCAGCGGCGGTGCATCCCGAAGGGTTCGGCGTGCTCTCCATGGGGCTTGCGCTGCTGGCGTGGGCATTATGGCCGGTGGACCTGGGGCTGAACACGTTGGGAATCCGGATTGCCGCAACGCCGCCCCAGCAGCGCCAGTTTGCGCCGGTCGCCATTCTTCGGCTGCAATGCATGGCGGCGGTGGGGGTGATGCTGCTGGGCCAGCTGGTCCTTCTGCTGGTTCCCCTTTCCCTTCCGCTGCGCGGGGTGCTGCAACTCTATTTGCTCTATCCACTCACCTACGCCCTGTATGTTGACTGGTACCACCAGGGGAAGCGGAATTACCGTGCGGTGACAGCGGGGAAGTTCGTTTCGGGAGGGCTGTATGTTGGGGCGTTGATGCTGTTGGTGAAGGAGCCGGACCAGGTTGCGCTGGTCCCGTTGCTCTACTTTGCCGCAAACCTTGCCGCCGCCGCCCTGCTGCTGATGATGGCGGACCGCACCGATCTGCGCGCCGCCGCCGCCGCTGATGCTGGGGCCAAGGCTTCTGGTGGAATCGGCGGCTACCTTCCCCTGCTCCGCGAAGGGTTTCCGATACTGCTGGGAAGCATTGTGGGAAGCGTTCTGCAAACCGCGCCGCTTCTGCTGCTTGGGTTCCTGCATGGCGCGTCCGATGCCGGAACCCTGGGCGTGGTGCTGCGGGTGGTGACGCTGTTGATGATGGCCGACCGCGTGTTCGTGGCCCTCTATCTGCCACGGGTTGCCAACCTTTGGGGAGGGGATCGCCAGAGTTTGCAGCGTGAACTTGGGCGCGGGTTCCGGTTGGTGGTGGTTGCCGGGGGGGCAATCGGCGCGGCAGCAACCGTCCATGCCGATGCGATTATCGCGCTTCTGTTTGGCCCGCTTTACTCCGCTGCCGGATCGGCATTGCAGGTGGTGGCGTGGTACGCCGTGGCCACCTTGTGGAACAGCTTTTTTGCCTACGGATTGGTTGGCATCGGCCAGCAGCAGAAGTACATGAAAGCCAGCCTGCTTGGCGGGGCGGTGTTTCTTCCCATCGTCGCCCTTGCGATTTGGCATGATGGCTTGCGCGGCGCGGCGTGGGGAATTGCAATCGGCGAAGGAGCAATGGCGTTGCTGATGTACCTTCAATTCCGCCGGCACTGCGCCGTTGCGGTGGCGCGCCCCGTGGCCGTTGGGCTTGCCGTTGCCGCCGCAACAATCGTTGCCGGGCTGATGTTGGGGGGCGGGCTGATGCTTCTGCCCGTTTCGCTCGTGATCTTTTTCTCCCTATCACTCCTCACCGGAAACCTTACCGTTGCCGATGCACGGTTCTTGCGCCAGTAGTATTCGGCCAAGCGGATGTTGGAGTTGGGGCTGGGGTTAGTGCTGGCGGGTTCTTTCACGGATTCTTCCTGCGAAGAAATTATGCTTGCTTTCCGCAACGGGCTGGCCTAAGTTAGGCCAAGCCCGTTTCATTGAGTTGATGTGGCAAGCGGCTGCCGAAAGCCCCTATTACGGCGGCGGTTGGTTCCACCAAAACTCATTCTACTTAGAACCCATGGATATTTTTGGATTTGGCGATGATGACCCGATTGAAGGCTCCGACCCTGAAGGCCGCGATTCCGACGCGCTGCGCCGCTACCGCCGATTAACCAGCGGCGATTGGGAGGAGGAACTGCCGCAGGATACCGAGGTGCTGGAGGAACTTATCGAGATTTGCGTCGAGAAGGATGAGTTCCCCAACGCGCTCCGATTCTGCGAGCAGTTGATCCGGTTTGCCCCGTACAGTTCCACGGCGTGGCTTCGCAAGGGGATGATTCTTATTGGATTGGAACGCCCCGAAGAAGCCCTCACCTGCCTGGATCAAGCCAATCTTCTGAACCCACTGGATGCCGATGGGATGTGCTACCGGGGCATTGCCTTCGACCTGCTGGAGGAGCATGATCGCGCCATTGAGGCCTATGAACAGGCGTTGGAGATGGACCCCGAGAACGAAGATGTGTTGTTCAATATGGCCGAGACCCTGCAGCACATGGAACGCTACGAGAAGGCTGCGGCAATCTTCCGTTCCTTGCTTTCCAGCGAGCGCTACGGGTCCGATGCACTGCTTGAGCTTGGCATTACGTTGGGGGAGTTGGACCGGCTGGAAGAATCTTTGCAGATGTACAACCGCTACATTGACACCACCCCGTTTAACTATGTCGCGTGGTTCCATCGCGGATTCGCCTTAAGCCAACTTGGGCGGCTACAGCAAGGAATTGACAGCTATGCTATGTCCACGGCAATCAAAGAAGACTTCACCCCAGCATGGGTGAACATGGGGAACAACCTCCATCTTCTTGGCAGCCTTCTTGAAGCGGTGGAAGCCTACTGGAAAACGTTATCCTTTGACTCCTGCGAAGGCTATGCATGGTGCGGGTTGGGAAATTGCTACCAAGAGATGGGGCAATACAAGCAGGCAGTGCAATACTTCGCCAAAGCCCTGGAACACAAACCGGACAGCTACATAGCACTCCGCGGACGTGCAGAGTGTTACCGGCTTACAGGCCAGCTGCAGCGTGCGTTGGAAAGCTACGATGCCGTGCTTCGCGTGAACGACCAGGATACGGATATGCTGATTGGGCGCGGCCACGTGCTCAGGAAGTTGAAGCGTTATCAGGAAGCCATTGAATGCTATCGCCAGGTTGTTGCATTGGACCCAGATGATTCCGCCACGTGGTTGACTATGGCCGCCCTACTGAACGACCGAAGCAATTACAAGGAATCGTTGGAAGCCTATGAGATGGTTGTCAAACTTGACCCAACATCCAAACTGGGCCACCTTGGGTGCTGCAGCAGCCACCTTATGTTGGGCCAATTTGAGCAGATGAGAGAATCGCTCCTTATGGCCATGAAAATCAGCCCCGATCTGTATGAGAGCTTCAAGAAGGAGTTCCCCGACCTTGCTGCCGTAATAGGTTATCCAGATACGCAGCCCTCGTAATCGCTTCGGCGTTGTTCCTTGTACCTGTCACACAACTTCCTGCTTTGTCCCTTATTCGCGTTCTTGGTGCCGAAGTCTATGCCCGCCACGGTGTCACCGATGCCGAGCGTGCCATTGGCGGGCGGTATAGCTTCGATCTTGAGATTGAAACCGACATCACCCTTGCCGCCGCCACCGACCACGTGGCCGACACCATCAACTATGAGTCGGCCTACCTGATTGCCCGCGACATCTTGATTGGCTCCAACCGCCGATTGCTAGAATCGCTGGTGGTGGAGATTGCACGTGCACTGCTTCGGACCTTCCCCACGGCCCAGGCCGTCACCGTCCGCCTGCGCAAACTTTCGGCACCGATTGATGGAGTGCTCCGCGCCGTGGAAGTGGAACACCGCGAATGCCGCAAGGAAGCCTGAACCGGGGATTTTCTTGATCCCTTCCTCCATCCTCCCCCTTCATCAAAAAATTTTTCCCGAGACATTCTCAACGCTTGTTGCTCCGAAGCCATGCCAGAAACCTCCTCCGTTACGGCTCCATCGCTTGTTGCCTTATCGCTTGGTGCCAACATTGGCAACCGCATCGGGACGCTGCGGCAAGCAGTGCGAATGATTGAACAGTTAGATGGTGTTTCCGAACTGAAGGTCTCCGGATTGTACCGCACCGCACCGGTGGGCTACACCCCCCAGCCAGAGTTTATCAACTGCGCAGCCACGCTGCGGACCACCAGCCCGCCGGAGCAGCTGCTGCAACAGCTTCGGGGGATTGAGCAGGCATTGGGGCGCCAGCGAAGGGAGCGTTGGCGCGAGCGGGAAATTGACATTGACATCCTTGTTTTCGACCAGCGAATTATCGTTACGCCAACCCTTGTTGTTCCGCATCCTGAGATGAGCAACCGCGCCTTTGTGCTGGTTCCGCTTGCCGAGATTGCACCATCGCTCCGCCACCCGATTTTCAACGCCACCGTGGCCGAGCTTCTGGACCAACTGCAAGACAAGTCCGGCGTTGAGCGAATGGAGGATGGCCACGAAATCACCGCAGATGCCGCCGCCGACCTTCCACGGCATATTGCGGTGGAGGGGGTGATTGGCGCGGGGAAAACCACGCTGGCAACCGAGCTTGCCAAGCGGCTTGAGGGACGATTGGTGCTGGAGCAATTCGAGGAGAACCCGTTCCTGCCCCACTTCTACCGCGACCCGGAACGCCATGCCTTCCAGACGCAGATATTCTTTTTGCTAAGCCGCTACCGCCAGCAGGAAGCGTTCCGCCAGCCCGACTTGTTCCACCGCACAATCGTCAGCGATTACCTGTTCGATAAGGACCGAATCTTTGCCTCCCTTACCCTAAGCGACCACGAGCTTGCACTGTACGATAACGTCGTCACCGCGCTGGAGCCATCGGTCCCGAAGCCTGATGTGGTGATCTACTTGCAAAGCAGTGTGGAGCGATTGATGGCGAATATCCAGAAGCGTGGGCGAGCAATGGAGCGGGAGATTACCACGGCGTATCTTGAGCAATTATCGGAGGCCTACACCCGCTATCTGCTTCGCTACACGGCGGCTCCGGTTCTAATCGTCAACACGGACCAGGTTGACCTTGCTAACGATCCTGAGGCGTTGCCGTTGCTGCTCCAGTCGCTGGGTGCGGCGCGGGCCGCTGGGGCAACTCCGGTGCTGTTCCCATCATTTTCATAATCGCTGATGCTCCGCCTTCTTCTTATCGCTTTGCTGATTTTTCTTGTTGTGCGGTTCACGCAGCGGTATCTCTCCGCCAGCAAGCCGCCACCGGTGCAGGATCGCCCCCGTCCGGTTCCAACCCAGCCGCAGCCACGCACACCCGGCGTTGATTACTCCGAAGCCCGCGATGCCGACTTCCGCGAGATTCCCCCGCGGCAAATCGCGGATGACCGCCGCGCCGGCAATGCTGAGTAAGCGGGGAATTTCCGCACCTGTCCGGCAATCTCACTGCTCAAGAATTTTCCCGCAATGTGGGCAGGTGGGGGGAAGCGATTGGGGCGATTTCTTCACGTTCCGGTTCTGCATCTCTTCAATAAATCCGGTGACAATAATCCCCGACGGAAGCGCCACGATGCCAACGCTAAGAATGGCACTGATGGCCGCAAAAAACTTCCCGAGCGCAGTGATTGGATAGATGTCGCCGTAGCCGATTGTGGTCAGCGTTGCAACGCCCCACCACAGCGCGGCGGGGATATTCGGGAACGCTTTGGGCTGCGCCTCGTGCTCGATGAAATACATCATCGAGGAGGAGAGCACCAAGATCACCAGCAGCACAAAAATGGATGAAATCATCTCCTCCCGTTTGCTTCGCAGCACCCTTCCCATCATCGCGAAGCTGTGGGAATATCGCCCCAGTTTCAGCACACGGATCAACCGGAACAGCCGCAAAGCGCGGACGATCAAAAGGTCAGTAGAAATAAGCTGCGGAAGGAAGAACGGGACGATTGCCAGCAGATCAATCAGGGCAAAAAAACTGAAGAAATAGCGCACCCTTCCCCACACCGGATGCCGGTACTTTGGCTCCTCCACAATGGCCCACAACCGCAGCAGATACTCCACCGAAAAAATGGAGATGGAGAAGACTTCGATGGCGTAAAAAAGGGGATAAAGCGCGGCATGGATTTCCTGCACCGTCTCAAGAATCACCGCAACGACGTTGATGAAAATCAGCACCGCGATGAAGACGCGAACCCAGTACTCTGTCCGCGTCTCGATGCTTGGGCTTAGCAGCAGGTCGTAGATATAGCCCCGCACGCGGCGGAGCCTGTTTTCTGGAGTTCTGTTCATGCTGGGAACTTGGTAGCAATGGATAAATTGCGCGCCGAAAATAGTGGAGCGCGGCGGATGGAACGCACAACGCCCGCCACCAAGCCAAAGAAAAAATCTCCATGCAAGGGAGTGATGTTGGCGCACTTCGGAGTGCCGCGCCCCCCTGCTTCGCCGCAAGCGGCTGCGCGTCCCCCCAATGCCGGGGGGAAATGGTTTCTGCTATTGATCCCTTTCTCTCTGGACCTCACGCCATCTGTGCCAACCCCTCCCCCAGAATTGGGGGAGGCGGAGAGGGGGCTTGCTGCGCTGGCGGGCTTCGATGCACAACGGTCATCTCTATTCTGCAACAAGCTCTTCTCCCCCAAACCTTGTAACTTCGCCGCGAATCAACGCGCAGTGTACTCAAGCCCTATCATTAAACAACCTTATGGCCGCAACCTCATCATCGCGTTCCTTCCCGCTGGAGCGATACTACATGCCGATGTTCCTTGTTGGCATTCTCCTTTTGCTGGCGCCGGGAATAGTAAAAACCTACTTGCTGATGCCGTTCCCTGGCAGCCAGGAGCTGGACTCTATCGAGATGGCGTACCTGCTTAACGGGTGGAGCACGCCGCTGCAAATCATCGGGCTGCTGCTGGTGATTGGACCGATTGTGAAAGGGTTCATCACCGGGACCATCCTGCGCCGCATCAGCATTGTGATGTTTTCCGTGTTCTGCTTTGTGGTGTTCTACTTCACCACCATTGCGGCATCGGCAGCCAATATTTTCCGCGAGCCTTCCTCGCTTCGGATGGCCGCCCCCGCCGACAACCGCGTCCCGCTGGAGACAGTGGTGATTGGCATTGAACACAACGGCGTTGCCAAAGCCTATCCCCTAAACTACCTTGCCTACCACCACCGCGTTAGCGACTCGATTGGCGCGTTGAAGCTGTGGGCAACGTACTGCAGCATGTGCCGCACCGGAGCGGTGTATCAGCCAGTGGTGGACC encodes:
- a CDS encoding MgtC/SapB family protein, producing the protein MDTFESIDQLLRLAPGFALKFLVAVLCGGAIGMERETTGKPAGLRTSIIVCVGAMIFTVMSVEMAKGNAASDPTRIAAQIVSGIGFLGAGAILHEKGNIVKGMTTAAIIWLMASIGMMIGYGYLLSACVVSGAVVVMILALHRLELKIHRRLSRVYRFFIDPIPQTHERVLALLDMFEDHLGNYSMEKGSQPNAPDTLTFHFFGAKAERRQLLKALYDLDGVHLIEHHPLER
- a CDS encoding DNA adenine methylase, whose amino-acid sequence is MLPYAQAGASAMAQGVAAPFKTQLLKWIGNKQRFAHEIIGYFPPRFGRYMEPFLGSGGVLGTLAPTSAIGSDTLKPLIEIWQTLSSSPETLKRWYQERWLQMSKGDKSTVFEKIKAAYNALPNGADLLFLSRTCYGGVIRFRQHDGYISTPCGVHAPISPTSFAARVDLWHRRTQHTEFVHADFEEVMSSAKFGDLIYCDPPYSHSQSILYGAQQFDLARLITAIESCKRRGVFVVLSIDGTKRSGGLLCDVPLPDGLFEQEALVNCGRSMLRRFQMAGETLEQEVVRDRLLLTY
- a CDS encoding helix-turn-helix transcriptional regulator, translating into MPKSIHREEHQILIRLLREARRDAGLRQSEMAERLGQPQSFVSKYESGERRLDIIELRNICHAIGLTLPSVVAMLEAELNTIENRP
- a CDS encoding insulinase family protein, which gives rise to MVHLRCVPAARRNVLRQGLAGLFLLAAFFPTLYAQTSGAGITAPEKAYSRFVLDNGLEVVVVPNHLVPIATLELATRNGSFTEGPEYAGLSHLYEHMFFKANNKYPSGEAFSAVLSANGIIFNATTREEVVYYYFTLPIENLEKGMEIMSGAAQLPAFDVAELEREREVVIGEFDRHESNPFFAFNRAMDQALWGDVVTRKQPIGQRPVIKTATPEKMRFIQKKYYIPNNCALIVAGDVDSASVHQLAEKYFSDWKEGENPFQKDPPPMAKPLTEKKLVTVPAPVDVAQVEYRFHGPSIGIDNAATYAADVFLFILRQPQSRFQRKLVESGISQGAGMGYYTQRYVGPIQVEAVCAPENIKKLQEALWEEIQAFDSPDYFTDEELETAKAILHVDHLYDSEETTDWTHTLSFWWSTTGLDYFRGYLDNLSKVTRKDIQNYIRTYVKGKNYILGIASNQQALNNLNLNKSEVLK
- a CDS encoding insulinase family protein, which encodes MIRNHASIARISGCRWLLIPMLAALLAPIGCASSKKQPQVIYYRGAPSNVKEFTVDGLRVILRQTDPGSQVVSAKLFIDGGLAAIPQGVSPAVQQLALQLPPLSGPGGMTKEEYRRVLDRLNSGIVPGDDRDYSVMTLRCVLENFDKSWDLFTGVIMRPKIDPVEFQNAKERLMIGLRNRFNSPEAYANYLADSAFYHGHPYGRFAQEPDVAPITEKMLLDYYKSMFVKSRVFLVVVGNIDSASLHHRVAGSFGELPQGTYIARAVPPPQNATKQTLIVRPPYGGGRAVTSYMVARYLAPNRGDSLYFPMMRLTSFLAGHMFREVRVQRNLSYAPDAEIEFGRSSYGQLTVSTTLPDSTWRVAKGDVVDLFREIVISEQSIRNGLVGWLTSNYMRQQTAESQANEMGIAELYTGSWKNAFRTLDAIRAIKPAQMNLAARRYLRNFTIVIVGNPSEIDKSNYRQTAEDASEEIDLSPEG
- a CDS encoding glycosyltransferase family 4 protein, encoding MKRVFVWSTLDTPFIRDDVELLREHFAVELKIASGFRALPMIVRGVRNSDVSISWFGSVYSVPLIFFAGLFRRRSVVIIGGVDAARDPQNNYGIWRSRWKSTLLRWGLPRAHHILAVAESLAAELRQRVGCPLPQLETLPTGYAPNRWVPSGSPAEATVLCVANCDTPQRLAIKGIDLLLIAAQQLPELQISIIGIAPAVRALLPPVPSNVTILPPIPRDQLLPRYQQAMIFCQPSRREGLPNTLCEAMLCGCIPVGADVGGIGDAIGDAGFVVPPNDPEALRHALAAAAQLPQRHGLRARDRVVAKFSRSQREARLVQIITGKQP